Proteins encoded in a region of the Oncorhynchus clarkii lewisi isolate Uvic-CL-2024 chromosome 18, UVic_Ocla_1.0, whole genome shotgun sequence genome:
- the LOC139372905 gene encoding lysosomal cholesterol signaling protein-like, which yields MDTYVAIHGKNISHNPLSSTQAMSIDKLFPALLECFGIILCGYIAGRTDIITSCQTKGLGNFVSKFALPALLFKNMVLLDFNNVIWSFLWSILIAKVSVFVLVCVLTLAVASPESRYSKAGLYSIFATQSNDFALGYPIVDALYRNTHPEYLQYIYLVAPVSLMFLNPIGFAFCEVQKWKDHPERQQGKLQIVRVVLLQVLKNPIVFMVVVGIVSHFALGQRIPAVMEEFVDGLANSFGGAALFYLGLSMVGQVGKLTRSTGVALILLITAKLLVMPLICKDMVDLLDSTGSNSSSLNHSSLSNYAFLYGVFPPAPSVAIYASQYNMELDVVTSGMVISTFLSAPIMYVSAWLLTIPLMNPRPLVTELQNVSFNISIVSLVALVWTIAVILLSKKFKRLPHMFSMNLFLAQFLVCVGMILWNFVVKQEDILGQVLTFTLLYGSLYSTYVWTGLIPLCLVLTKKDNLLRIPPWVFMVFGWGIPFLILGGLLLAGERMPDTIDSAFFYGRAQIISTAVVVSCSILVGGFSLMGLSQGTKENQNYQVLERASNTGTIEDLRPPGHQEDQNCQALERASNTGTIEDMRPPGRQEDQTPPLEPSAPETSNNSDCCSCTQPVPGMINGATRNDTPTSLTGQCGALCETQQQQCSPPVQDDRQLVRHVLLCLLLIVSLLANLSSCLWWLFNQDPGRLYLELQFFCAVANYGQGFISFGIFGLDRHLIILPFKKRLVSLWQGRESEEEPPSVVPEEIRLTCTQFVRYHKDQCVQDIVPIRRCEGERVQERERSRERPGQGTYPPSQAQTQATFLGSDLVDWLVRVGLARDRGEAQLYGAQLQQGGILQHLTHQFGFRDDTLLHYLFTERSWTPPMERNSIMPPVAM from the exons ATGGATACTTACGTAGCCATCCATGGCAAGAACATATCCCAcaatcccctctcctccacccaagCCATGTCTATCGACAAGCTCTTCCCGGCTCTCCTGGAGTGTTTTGGGATCATCCTGTGTGGATACATCGCCGGTAGGACAGACATAATCACCTCCTGTCAAACTAAAGGATTAGGGAACTTTGTGTCTAAATTCGCCCTCCCGGCGCTGCTCTTCAAGAACATGGTTCTGTTGGACTTTAATAACGTGATCTGGTCGTTCCTGTGGAGTATCCTGATAGCCAAGGTGTCGGTGTTCGtcctggtgtgtgttctgacgCTAGCCGTGGCCAGTCCGGAGAGCAGGTACAGCAAGGCAGGACTCTACTCCATCTTCGCTACGCAGAGCAACGACTTCGCCCTGGGGTATCCCATTG TGGACGCCCTGTACAGGAACACACATCCAGAATACCTGCAGTACATCTACCTGGTGGCTCCTGTCTCCCTGATGTTCCTCAATCCCATAGGATTTGCCTTCTGTGAGGTCCAGAAGTGGAAGGACCACCCAGAGAGACAGCAGGGCAAGTTGCAGATCGTCAGAGTGGTGCTGCTGCAG GTACTGAAGAACCCGATAGTGTTCATGGTGGTGGTCGGGATCGTGTCCCATTTTGCCCTGGGCCAGAGGATCCCTGCTGTGATGGAGGAGTTTGTGGATGGCCTGGCCAACTCCTTCGGAGGAGCAGCTCTCTTCTACCTGGGACTATCTATGGTGGGACAGGTGGGCAAACTCACCAGGTCTACTGGAGTAGCCCTTATCCTGCTCATCACTGCCAAACT GCTGGTGATGCCTCTCATCTGTAAGGACATGGTGGACCTGCTGGACTCTACAGGTTccaacagcagcagtctgaaccaCTCCAGCCTGTCCAACTATGCCTTTCTGTACGGGGTGTTCCCCCCTGCTCCCAGCGTAGCCATCTACGCATCACAGTACAACATGGAGCTGGACGTG gTGACGTCAGGGATGGTGATCAGCACGTTCCTGTCTGCCCCCATCATGTACGTGTCAGCCTGGCTCCTGACCATCCCCCTGATGAACCCCAGGCCACTGGTCACTGAGCTGCAGAATGTCAGCTTCAACATCAGCATCGTCAGCCTGGTCGCACTG GTGTGGACCATCGCTGTCATTCTCCTCAGTAAGAAGTTCAAGAGGCTCCCACACATGTTTTCTATGAACCTCTTCCTGGCACAG TTCCTAGTGTGTGTCGGGATGATCCTGTGGAACTTCGTAGTGAAGCAGGAGGACATCTTGGGACAGGTGTTGACATTCACACTGCTCTATGGGTCACTCTACAGCACATATGTCTGGACTG GtctcattcctctctgtttgGTTCTGACCAAGAAGGACAATTTGCTGAGGATTCCACCTTGGGTCTTCATGGTCTTTGGCTGGGG CATACCGTTCCTCATCCTTGGAGGTCTGCTCCTGGCAGGAGAGAGGATGCCTGATACTATAGACTCTGCCTTCTTCTATGGCAGGGCTCAG aTCATCAGTACTGCAGTAGTAGTCTCCTGCAGCATCTTGGTAGGTGGTTTCTCTCTGATGGGTCTCAGCCAGGGCACCAAGGAGAACCAGAACTACCAAGTCCTGGAGAGAGCCTCTAACACGGGTACTATAGAGGACCTGAGGCCCCCTGGACACCAGGAGGACCAGAACTGCCAAGCCCTGGAGAGAGCCTCCAACACAGGTACTATAGAGGACATGAGGCCCCCTGGACGCCAGGAGGACCAGACCCCCCCACTGGAGCCCTCAGCACCAGAGACCAGCAACAACAGTG ACTGTTGTAGCTGTACACAGCCCGTGCCCGGCATGATCAACGGCGCCACCAGGAACGACACTCCCACGTCTCTAACAG GCCAGTGTGGGGCGCTGTGTGAAacccagcagcagcagtgtagTCCACCAGTCCAGGATGACAGACAGCTGGTCAGACACGTCCTGTTGTGTCTACTCCTCATAGTTTCCCTGCTGGCT AACCTGTCCAGTTGTCTATGGTGGTTGTTCAACCAGGACCCTGGTAGACTGTACCTGGAGCTGCAGTTCTTCTGTGCTGTGGCCAACTATGGACAG GGCTTCATTTCGTTTGGTATCTTTGGCCTGGACAGGCATCTGATCATTCTGCCATTCAAGAAGAG GTTAGTGAGCCTATGGCAGGGCAGGGAGAGTGAGGAGGAGCCCCCCTCTGTGGTTCCAGAGGAGATCAGGCTGACCTGCACTCAGTTTGTCCGCTATCATAAAGACCAGTGTGTTCAGGACATAGTGCCCATCAGAAG gtgtgagggagagagggttcaGGAGAGGGAGCGCTCCAGGGAGAGACCTGGTCAGGGGACTTATCCTCCATCCCAGGCCCAGACTCAGGCCACTTTCCTGGGCAGTGATCTGGTGGACTGGCTGGTGAGGGTGGGTCTGGCCCGGGACAGGGGGGAAGCCCAGCTCTATGGGGCTCAGCTCCAGCAAGGAGGGATACTGCAACACCTCACACACCAGTTTGGCTTCAGGGACGACACCCTCCTACACTACCTCTTCACTGAGAGGAGCTGGACGCCACCGATGGAGAGGAACAGCATTATGCCTCCTGTGGCCATGTAA